AAGAAGGCTTCATTCGAGGTTTCCTCGGCCGCATGCTCTTTTCCGGCGAAGAAAGTTTGAAACAGGCCAACGTACTGTCCGGCGGCGAGAAAGTCCGTTGCATGCTGTCGCGCATGATGCTCAGCGGCGCTAACGTTCTGGTAATGGATGAGCCGACAAACCATTTGGATTTGGAATCGATTACTTCGCTGAACAATGGTCTAATCAGCTTCACCGGCACGTTGCTCTTTGTATCGCATGACCATCAGTTCGTCGATACGATCGCCAACCGGATTATGGAGTTCACGCCGCAAGGTCTTATCGACCGTCGCATGACCTATGAAGAATACTTGGAAGCGGTCGCCGCGCTTAAAAAAGCGGCTAAATAAAAAAAAGTCCCGGCAATTAAATTTGAACTGCACCCCCAAAGTTAGACAGTATAGTATACTGAAAATAACTTTGGGGGTGATTTTATGCCAAAAGGGATACCGAATCAAAAATACACTGGGGAATTTAAACTAAATGTTGTAGAAACAATGCATCGAGAGAAATTAAGTTATCGCGAGATAGCACTGCAATTTGGTATAAGTAGTCACAAGCGTGTCTCCAACTGGGAACGAATCTATCTGGAAGAGGGACCTGAGGGACTTTTCATAGAACGTCGAGGGCGTGGAAGCAAAGGTCGTCCTATCGGGTTACCAAAAAAAACAGAAGAAGACTTACTTGCTGAAGTCCAACGGCTGCGAGCGGAGAATGCCTATTTAAAAAAGTTGAAGGCCTTGGTTCTAGAAGAGGAACGCCAAAGCAAAAGGCGCAAGTGATTTGGGAACTGAGGCATGAACATAAGATTTCTCTGCTGCTTGAAGTATCCAGTCTGCCGCGCGCTACCTATTACTATTATGCGAAAAAAAGTACGGCAGTTGATAAGTATAGCGCGGTTAAAGAACAGATTACTGCAATCTACACGGAAAACAAAGGTCGCTATGGCTATCGACGTATCACGAATGAACTGCACAATCGCGGATATGTCATTAACCATAAGACAGTACAACGGTTGATGAAAGAACAGGGTATCGTCTGTCGGGTTCGGATGAAAAGATATTGCTCCTACAAGGGCGAGGTTGGCAAAATAGCTTTCAATCTTCTCGAACGGAATTTCGAGGCTGCAAAACCGAATCAGAAGTGGGTTACTGACGTTACAGAGTTCAAGTTATTTGGGCAGAAGCTGTATCTGTCACCGATACTGGATCTATGCAGTCGTGACATTGTCAGCTATGTTATTTCAGATCGCCCGGCACTCTCTATGGCACTGCGTATGCTGGATAAAGCATTTGCCAAGATTCCAAACAACTCGAATCTC
Above is a genomic segment from Azotosporobacter soli containing:
- a CDS encoding helix-turn-helix domain-containing protein, giving the protein MPKGIPNQKYTGEFKLNVVETMHREKLSYREIALQFGISSHKRVSNWERIYLEEGPEGLFIERRGRGSKGRPIGLPKKTEEDLLAEVQRLRAENAYLKKLKALVLEEERQSKRRK
- a CDS encoding IS3 family transposase, whose protein sequence is MIWELRHEHKISLLLEVSSLPRATYYYYAKKSTAVDKYSAVKEQITAIYTENKGRYGYRRITNELHNRGYVINHKTVQRLMKEQGIVCRVRMKRYCSYKGEVGKIAFNLLERNFEAAKPNQKWVTDVTEFKLFGQKLYLSPILDLCSRDIVSYVISDRPALSMALRMLDKAFAKIPNNSNLILHSDQGWQYQHKRYRHALKEKGISQSMSRKGNCLDNAVMENFFGILKSELLYLQEFDSVEHFKSELIDYLDYYNNRRIKTKLKGLPPALHRQQTLMAA